TATAATAAACGATATATTTAAACGTGAGATCAAGGTTGAAAATCTTTCTATCGAATTAGAATCTTTAAacttattttctttaacGAGGAGTATGAAAAATAGTAAACTGGAACTGTCATCTATAAAGTCATTAAGTATAGATCTTCCTATAATAACAAATGAGAATACCAGCATTGAGGCTGTTTTATCCAAATGTCCTAATGTTTCTAAGTTCGTTATTAAAATTCCCAAATATGATTCTCGATCACACGATACACTAAATACACCTATTACTTTCCCTTCACTAACATCTCTAACAATTGTGGTAGAAAGGTCCATGCAGAAACATCAGTTAAATAACGTCATTATaaataattttcttttaagGAATGATTTCCCATCTTTGGAacatctttctttttcgaaAGTTAATCTGTGCTTTGaggtttttcaaaaaataataacgACCAAGTTAAAGACAATTGAGCTTGAACTTGTCCCAAATATATGTATCATAAGGCTAACCAATCTGTTAATTTCTCAAGTGGGGAACAAAGTTGAGGGAAGATTAGAGGAACTTCGaatagttgaaaatgatgttACCATGGAAGTACCATCACCAAATTGGGAACTAGAGCTTACCAAGTTCCAAGTGTataaaaatttgaagacCTTAGTGCTACGACATAGTCACGTTACACCAAAATTACTTCTAGCTATTTTGATATCTACTTCATGtgaacttgaagaacttCATCTGATTCTCAATTCTAATATTGTATTCGGTAGTAATAGACCATCTACATCGAATAGGCCGCTCTATGGCTCTGTTGATATCATTGAGttaattgaaaagatcCCAAGGATAAAACAGCTATCTCTTGTTGGATGTTTTGGAATGGACAACACGGCGATCATTAGGATGGCCAAACACATAGCGATAGGAAATTTATTTGGCCATTTGAGTTACTTAAACTTATCCCTAAACAAGATTGACGGAAGGGGAATTTTACAGCTACTGGGTAAGACACCAAAGTTGAAACTGGAGACCTTGGTTATTAATTTCACTAAAGTTGACGCTAATACTGTCAGATATTTGAGAGAACTTCGAGTatgtaaaaaaattgaatataAGATGGATGATCGGGTGTCTCTTCTCTAAGTAGTGGTAGTGTATTAAAGATTCTAATCATGTATATCTGAGATACTTGTGGAAGGAAGTACTAAGATATGAAAATGCTACCATGATTTACTAGCGCTTATCAGGCGGTCAAAATAGCAATCGACTGGAGCGCTTGGCTAAAGTTATGAAAATTAACAGAATCCTGAATCAGGTTATATCTGTACCTTTTTCTACAGTTCGTTGTAATTCTTTGATGTTAATCCTATTGTCGTTCCATAGAGTACTTCTAAGGGATGTCTGTTTTATACGATGATATATTTGAGGGTCTAATAGACGGGATTCACGCCTTTGAGTCTGGATTGGTCAATGCTGCTTTATATATCTTAGAAGACACCTTAATTAAGACAGACCAATTTTATGAGGAAAATGGTATTCACCATGAGAGCCgaataaatatacaaatgCAACTGGCCAAAGTATATATATGGCTGAGACAGTTTCAGAAGGCTGTTGATATCTTAAAATCGGCTTTAGAATCATCGCCCGAAAACGTTCCTGTATTATACCGGTTATTTCTATTATATTCAGATGCTTATCCCAACGAGAAGATGGCACTAAAGGTCTACTTACGGGCCGAGTCAGTTATGAAGGAAAATGGATCGTTGGATTGTAATCACAGGATCTATAAGAATTTTGTGACAAGGggtgaaaaaatcaaatgcaAGAGGCAATCGTTTTTTATGTTCAAGGATGAcactgaagaaattgataaacagaatttgatgaaacaaCTACCTATTGAGATATTAtcgaatattttttcaatgctGGATCCCAAGAGtttgatcaatttgttACTAACATGTAAAGGATGGAGGTCCACAATTCTTGAATCCCCACATCTAATTGGAGCTTTTACGCTTAGTAGAGATATAACatttaaaaaattacaGTCGTATTTGAGATTATTTGATCAAAAGGTATCCACTTCAGAAATCATCTTAGATAAACTTTCTATTGCATTCAATTCACGTGATGAACTTCCCCTGATGAAATTGCTGCTTTCTTCTGGCCTGAGGTCGAAGAGCttaaatattgaaataagAGAAGCTATACAACCTCAAATTTGCACATTGATTAAGGAATCGAAACCTTTACTCTTCACGCAACAGACCCATTTATCGATTACTATCGAAAAAGAGGCCCAATCGATCTCAtttgttgataatattTTACCTATGATGACAAATTTACAAACGCTCTATATATCCTTCAGAAACCTTTCTTCCCCCAAACAAAAGTCTTCGTCTCCACTGATTGATCTACCAAGGTTGCGATTCTTAAATATAAAGAATGAGGGAAAGCACGACCAGGTGGAAAGATTCGTGTCTGCCCTAACAATACACAATGTTGAGTCATTAACTATTGATACACGTTCAACGAACATATTTTTAAAATGCATTCGAACGGCaaataaattgaaacatttgaaaatgcgGATGATTCCAATCGAATTGTTTTTATATGATTTCATGATTGAAGGCCGGCCAGGATACGAAAGAGTTAAGGAGTTGGAAACACTCGAGTTTGATACTTGCCCTTCCAGTGTGGATCATATATTTGGACCGAGGGTACAATTCAAggaattcaacaatttaAGAGTCCTTAAGTTCAGAAATTCTCAAATTACGGTAACTACCATTGAAGCTTTCTTCAAGACGTGCAAGAAAAGTTTAAAGGAGTTGGACGTCTTGGAGAAATCATTGCTTTCGTACAAGGGCTCCAATACAAACAACAACGGGACGTttagtttgaaaaatgtcttGGAAACTTGTACTGGTCTGGAGGAGCTCCATATAACCGacaataaaatcaatagtTCCAATTTCACGCAAATAGCTTTTGATATTGCCATGTTAACGAGACCAATGAAGTTGAACTGCTTGGAGTTGTCAAATTCTTCTATTCCATCATCTTCGTATATTGTGCTGTTCTTATCAATCAAGACTAAACTAACTATCAAAAGAATGATTATACATCAGCAAAACCCCGATGTTCAACTAATATCATTCAGTGaggaattgaaaagaagtAAGGTGGTAGGTGagttttgtttcatttAAAAGAACGACTGTTGTTCTATCCCTTTTCTTTAGAATATTTCTATAAAGCTCCATATTTTTCTAACAatgctttcttttttgcCTTCTTTACGAGTTTAtctttttcctctttttccttcatcttcaacatggCTGCGGTAGGAGAAATTTCTGTAGCATACTCGGGATTTACAACTTTCTCAGTGTTTTCAGAATCCTGTCGCCATTTCTTTTGCTGTTCCGATTGTACACTTTTGGCAAActttttcagtttctcaAACTCCGCCGCCTCACCGGTAAGGTACCGCACAAATTGCCCCCTCTCATTGAGATAACCTTCCTTTAGATCCTTATAAACTCTAGATTTAGGATTATACCTCAATTCTTCTCCGGTCTTGATGACTTCCAAATATCTAGGCTTATCCTCTAACGACCTTGTTATGATTTTATCGTTGGGATCCAATGCCAAAGGGTTATCTTTCATTATGGCCTTGACAATTGTGTCCTTATCGTTTCTATCTGCATCTTGGTTATCTTCGACAAATTTCGATAAAAGcctttcctcttttttcttcaagttatcaacaatttctcCATACTCTTCATTGATATCGACCCCACGCCATCTGTCCTTCACCTCATCCCAATCTTTAGCTTCCTTTTTAACATAAGTGACCCCCCTCTTGTCCTGCCTATTGTTATCTCCATCGTTACGGTAAATATATGAAATTGAGTGAGGTTTCTCAAAACATTCAGACTTCTGATGCTTACCCCCGCAGTTTCCACATCTacccttctttttccacTCTCGGACTTTCCTTCTCAATGAAGACGTGTCTTCTTTTCGgcttttgtttttgttatcattattatcattatcatcagTCTTATCATTAGCAATACCATCGCTACAACGATCCACTTGATCCTCGCCATCGTCATCACATATAGCCACAAActcatcaacaatgtccGAACCGCTCTTGGCTTCATTATAAGGAACAACTTTACCTTCTGGATCGAGTCTTTGATGCTTCAATCGATCGACACTCTTGTCGGCTATTAGACGGTACATTTCATCGTCGCTCTTCCTCTTTCTACTCTGGGAATCGACCTTCAATGCTTCATTCTCGTAGTACCACGGCGTGCTTGAAATGAATTTCGGAATGTAGTCATTCACTTTCCTCCCCGTCTCCGAATTGACATATGTTCTCTTGTTGGGAGGCCCCTTATTTGCCGCGGCCTTTCGATCCCTGTTCATGTTTCAACGCCTCGATTgacagcaacaacaaaaaaccCTTTATCAAATTAAAGAGAGCAAGTCCCTTGCTACAACAAAAACTCAACTCTAAAGAGACACTTCACCTAACACAGCcacaatatcatcaataatggAGATTTTTagggattttttttccttttccttttccttttgcGTTTGACTTTGCCTATTGAAGCCTTCGCGCCCTTGTGAATTTTTTCGTGTATTATTTAGTCTCTTTTGTTTAGGGAGAAAATGATCAACTGaatttttctaaatttttttttttttttttcacacAAGGAAGAGACTAGACAGTTATACTCTTTAACAGATTTTAACTGTAGTGAACAAGGACAAAGGAGGAAATGGCGATGAAGACGAATGCGTTTGTGAGACAACTAGCATCCAATAAGAGACAGGTGAGGGAGAATGCGCTTTCCaccttgaagaaattcttgTCTCATGAGGAGAAGGCCAAGAAGCTCGATAGTAACGACCTCAAGAAGTTATGGAAGGGTTTGTTTTACACCATGTGGTTCTGCGATAGGCCACTGCCGCAGCAGAGACTTGCAAACTCGTTGGCGAGTCTCTTCAGCGAAGATATAGTTGATGAGAAGTTTTGCGACTTTGTTGAAGCGTTTTGGAGCATTATGATGAAGGAGTGGAAAGAGCTTGATAAGTGGAGGCTGGACAAGTATctgatgttgatgaggTATGTCGTCAGAGAGTGTCTTGTGAGGTTGAGACAGAACAAGTGGGACGAACAAGCCGTTGAGACGTATTTGAGctgtttgaagaaggtcGTTCTAAAGGATGACGTCAAGGCCTCACGTGCCATTACTTACCATATTATCGATGTGTGGGTGGACGAGTTAGAACGGGTGATATTTGgcgatgacgatgacgatgacgatgacgatgacgacAACGACAACGACGATACGCATACAAGTGAACAACGGGTCAAGCT
The window above is part of the Pichia kudriavzevii chromosome 1, complete sequence genome. Proteins encoded here:
- a CDS encoding uncharacterized protein (PKUD0A04210; similar to Saccharomyces cerevisiae YDR088C (SLU7); ancestral locus Anc_8.222) produces the protein MNRDRKAAANKGPPNKRTYVNSETGRKVNDYIPKFISSTPWYYENEALKVDSQSRKRKSDDEMYRLIADKSVDRLKHQRLDPEGKVVPYNEAKSGSDIVDEFVAICDDDGEDQVDRCSDGIANDKTDDNDNNDNKNKSRKEDTSSLRRKVREWKKKGRCGNCGGKHQKSECFEKPHSISYIYRNDGDNNRQDKRGVTYVKKEAKDWDEVKDRWRGVDINEEYGEIVDNLKKKEERLLSKFVEDNQDADRNDKDTIVKAIMKDNPLALDPNDKIITRSLEDKPRYLEVIKTGEELRYNPKSRVYKDLKEGYLNERGQFVRYLTGEAAEFEKLKKFAKSVQSEQQKKWRQDSENTEKVVNPEYATEISPTAAMLKMKEKEEKDKLVKKAKKKALLEKYGAL
- a CDS encoding uncharacterized protein (PKUD0A04190; similar to Saccharomyces cerevisiae YOR080W (DIA2); ancestral locus Anc_5.689), with amino-acid sequence MPPNENIFKEGVNLFKQQRYEESITIFKNLVKEYQLEDQPGDTQRKNFVNLLDCLSASYSKVQKLDRSIKCAEKMIDVDPFGCKGYLRLAKVYRLQDRENNAYEILKHGYLKIKEEKMKPQYTLFNETLYKQLKEELKLAKKRKGFRERSYDPLKDFPDEIIGIIFSEFSPYFNLQCLIVSKLWYKRLVCVPYIFNNCHLKKNIRKQEFDRFLGFVSLVSPGSHNFVKSINIQPHKTVEQTIINDIFKREIKVENLSIELESLNLFSLTRSMKNSKLELSSIKSLSIDLPIITNENTSIEAVLSKCPNVSKFVIKIPKYDSRSHDTLNTPITFPSLTSLTIVVERSMQKHQLNNVIINNFLLRNDFPSLEHLSFSKVNLCFEVFQKIITTKLKTIELELVPNICIIRLTNLLISQVGNKVEGRLEELRIVENDVTMEVPSPNWELELTKFQVYKNLKTLVLRHSHVTPKLLLAILISTSCELEELHLILNSNIVFGSNRPSTSNRPLYGSVDIIELIEKIPRIKQLSLVGCFGMDNTAIIRMAKHIAIGNLFGHLSYLNLSLNKIDGRGILQLLGKTPKLKLETLVINFTKVDANTVRYLRELRVCKKIEYKMDDRVSLL
- a CDS encoding uncharacterized protein (PKUD0A04200; Pfam Domains: F-box(5.9e-10)), whose product is MSVLYDDIFEGLIDGIHAFESGLVNAALYILEDTLIKTDQFYEENGIHHESRINIQMQLAKVYIWLRQFQKAVDILKSALESSPENVPVLYRLFLLYSDAYPNEKMALKVYLRAESVMKENGSLDCNHRIYKNFVTRGEKIKCKRQSFFMFKDDTEEIDKQNLMKQLPIEILSNIFSMLDPKSLINLLLTCKGWRSTILESPHLIGAFTLSRDITFKKLQSYLRLFDQKVSTSEIILDKLSIAFNSRDELPLMKLLLSSGLRSKSLNIEIREAIQPQICTLIKESKPLLFTQQTHLSITIEKEAQSISFVDNILPMMTNLQTLYISFRNLSSPKQKSSSPLIDLPRLRFLNIKNEGKHDQVERFVSALTIHNVESLTIDTRSTNIFLKCIRTANKLKHLKMRMIPIELFLYDFMIEGRPGYERVKELETLEFDTCPSSVDHIFGPRVQFKEFNNLRVLKFRNSQITVTTIEAFFKTCKKSLKELDVLEKSLLSYKGSNTNNNGTFSLKNVLETCTGLEELHITDNKINSSNFTQIAFDIAMLTRPMKLNCLELSNSSIPSSSYIVLFLSIKTKLTIKRMIIHQQNPDVQLISFSEELKRSKVVGEFCFI
- a CDS encoding uncharacterized protein (PKUD0A04220; similar to Saccharomyces cerevisiae YDR087C (RRP1); ancestral locus Anc_8.221); this translates as MAMKTNAFVRQLASNKRQVRENALSTLKKFLSHEEKAKKLDSNDLKKLWKGLFYTMWFCDRPLPQQRLANSLASLFSEDIVDEKFCDFVEAFWSIMMKEWKELDKWRLDKYLMLMRYVVRECLVRLRQNKWDEQAVETYLSCLKKVVLKDDVKASRAITYHIIDVWVDELERVIFGDDDDDDDDDDDNDNDDTHTSEQRVKLRKEILEQENVPMDVLLAPFKELATRGHSEALVKRVRLEVLRDERLVELDIDLSVQGDHKHTQADGSDSAEEEEEEEEEEEEWKGFGN